GTAACGGACGTATCGTGTGGGAGCCTAACACGGTTATACCGCTTCGTCTGCCTTATCTGGTCAGGGAGCATAAGTATAAGCCGAATAAGGACTATGTCGTCTATTATCCGGCTGTGGAAGGGATCACCGATCATGCCGCGCAGGAGCGGTTGAACGAAACGCTAAAGGTCATGTCCCAGGTCAAGCCGATCCCTGGCGACGAGCTGCTTGGTTATACGTATAGCGGGGATTTCGAAGTGACGTTGTTCAAGAAAAATCTGCTGGAGATTGAAATGACGGGGTATAATTACCCGGCCGGGGCAGCGCATGGCATGCCAACGAAGGTCTATGCCCATATCGATGTGTCGAATGGCGATATGTATACGCTGAAGGACTTGTTCAAACCGGGAAGTGACTATGTGAAGGTGCTGAGCGACATTGTTGGGGAACAGATCAAAACGGACCCTCAGTATGATTATGTTTTCCCGGATACGTATAAAGGCATTAAACCGGATCAGCCGTTTTTCGTAACGCAGGATGCGCTGCATTTGTATTTTGAGCCTTATGAGATTGGTCCTTATGCAGCGGGCTTCCCCGCGTTCAGAATCCCTTATTCGCAGATCATGAACATCATTGATGAGCGCGGCGATTTCTGGCGTTCGTTTCATCCATGATGGCCGTTAACGAGAGCGAGAGCTACCCACAGTAAATGATACATGTTAACGAATAAGTAGAGCAGGAACAGGATGACTGCTGAATAACGGATCCATAAGCGGGCACTTAACTGGGGATAAATAACCAAGAAGAGTACGGGGAACATCAGTTTAACGCCATAATAAGCGATGGAGTGCCAGTTATACAGCCAGGATACAAACGGATTCAGCTCGGTGATAAGCTTTAATCTTATTCCGATATCGGTAAATAACGCATCGGTTAAACTGAAAAAAAGCAGCCATAGCAGCAGTCCTCTTATTGGCAGCCGAAGGATGACAGACATTCCAGCACATCCCATCCCATTATTGGAAGAGTGTTATAAAAGTATGATACAATTTGTATCTAAAATATGCAAGCTGGCGCATGAAAGACTCCTTTACTGAAGGGAGCTTTTATGCGCTGTTTTCGCTTTGGCGCTTGCCCGGTTGTGCTGATATAATATAGTAGTAAAAGAATTGTGCCCGACTATAATCAGATGGAGCTGAAAGTCATGCAGAGCTCGTCATTATCTTCTTTTCATCCATCCCTTGCAGATTGGTTTGAGGCCTCGTTCGGCGAGCCGACCGACGTGCAAAAACAAGCTTGGAAAGCGATTACAGCAGGCGACAATACGCTGATTGCCGCTCCGACAGGCTCGGGCAAAACATTAGCCGCTGTCCTTCCATGTCTCGATGGGATTGCCCGAATGAAGCAGCAGCAGCGTCAAGCAGGCGTCAGGCTGCTGTATATTACGCCGCTCAAGGCGCTTAATAACGATATCCATGATCATCTGGTTGCATTTATCGAACAGATTGATAAGCTTGCCGCCTCATCGGATACCAGCTGGCCGGGACTCCGAAGCGGTGTTCGAACAGGGGATACGACTAGCTCGGTTAGATCCGCTATGTATCGGAAGCCGCCGGATATTCTGGTCACTACGCCGGAATCCATGTACATTCTTCTGACCTCCGAGAAAGGGAGGGAGATGCTGAAGACGGTCTCCTACGCCATCATTGACGAGATTCACGATCTCGCAGCGGATAAAAGAGGCTCGCATCTTTCCGTTTCGCTCGAACGGTTGGAAGAGTTATGCGGAAGACGGATTCAACGTATCGGCGTTTCGGCTACGCAGAAGCCGCTTGCGCGCGTCGCAAGATTTCTTGGCGGCTGGCAGGAACCGGCAGGCAGTCAAGCGGATGAGAGGCAAGAGACGGACAGCGAAGGATTCGTACATCCGCTAGGGCTAGTGCCGCGCCCGGTAACGATTGTAGAAAGCCATATGAGCAAAAAGCTTGAAGTATCGTTAACGATGCCTGATCAATCGCAGCCGATGCAGACCCGCGAGGCGGTATGGCTCCCGATTCTGGACAGGCTGTTTGCGCTGATGTCCGATTGCCGTTCGGTCATTATTTTCGTAAACAGCCGGAGGTTATGCGAGCGTCTGTGTCTACGGCTGAATGATCATGCCGGCTACGAGATGGCGAGAGCACATCACGGCAGTATTGCCAAGGAGCGGCGGCTTGAAGTAGAGAGGATGCTGAAGGCAGGCGAGCTGCGCTGCATTGTAGCTACCTCCTCGCTCGAGCTTGGCATTGACGTGGGACATATCGAGCTGGTTATCCAGCTCGATTCCCCGATTGAAGCCGCATCCGGCATTCAGCGGATCGGCCGTGCGGGCCACGCCGTCGGCAGCGCCAGCCGCGGCGCGATGGTTGCCCGGCAGCGGGGCGTGCTGCCGGAGATGGCCGTGCTCGGCAAGTTAATTGCCGAGCGCGATATTGAGCCGATCCAGATCCCGCGGGATCGGCTGGATGTCCTGTCGCAGCAAACGATATCCATCGTTGCTTCGCAGGACATGGCGGTGAGCGATCTGCACAGGCTGATCGCCCGAAGCGACAGCTACCGAAGCTTTCCCGCTGGCAAACTTCGGGGCATGCTGCAGGTGTTGGCCGGCTTTTACCCGTTTATGCGGCCGCTTCTGGATTGGAACCGCGACACGGATCTGCTCGTGAAGCGGCGGAATACGATGATCGGCGCATTGACCGGTGCGGGAACGATTCCGTCAAGCTCTGCTTACCCGGTGCATCATGTCGACAGTCGCGTTCATCTCGGCGAGCTTGATGAGGAATTTGTTCAAGAGAGCCGCGTGGGGGATGTATTCCAGCTTGGAATGAATGGCTGGATGATTCGCCGGATTGATAAGGACCGGGTCTATGTGTCAGAAGCGAGCAACCGCTTTAGCGAAATACCGTTTTGGCGTGCTGAAGGACTCGGGCGGACTTATTCGCTCGGCAAAAAAGTCGGGGCGTTTATCGGGGAAATTGAAGAGCGTCTTCAACGGGAAGACGAAGATAAGCTTATCGGCTGGCTGACCGGGCAATATCAGATGGATGATTATACGGCACAGCAGCTGCTGTCGTTAATCGGCTCCCAATTATCCAACTGCGAGCTCCCGACAGATAAACGCATCGTCATTGAAACATACCGCGATCTGATGAATCAGACGCATGTCATTATGCATAATCCGTTTGGCAGACGGCTTAACCGGACCTGGCTGCTGGCGATTGAACGGCAGTTCGAGCTGCTTCTGCCTTACCGATTGTACGGCAATGCAAAAGACAACGGCATCGAATTTGTGCTGCCGGAATGGGATTCCTCCTGGCTGCAGACCATCTGGGGGGTTACGCCAGCTAATGTAGAGCCACTGCTGACCGAAGCGATTACAGGCTCGCCGCTGCTTGCGATTGCCTTCCGTCATATTGCGGAAACCTCGCTGCTGCTGTCCCGCAGCTTCAGCAGGACGCCGCTATGGCAGAAGCGGCTGAGAAGCGAGGAATTGCTTCGGTCTGCCTTGCCGTATGCCGAGCATTTTCCCTATTTGATGGAGGCGATGAAGGCTTGTCTGCATGAGTATTTATCGTTGGATGATCTTCGCGCCTTGTTAACCGCTATTCAGGAGGGTGAGATCGAAGTGTTGGTTAAGGAAACGGAATATCCGTCCCCGATGGCTACCCAATTCCTAGCCGATTACGTGAATATGCGGATTTATGAGGGTGACGGTCTGGACCCGGCTATTCAAATGCAGCTGATGAATGTCAGCAAGGAGCTGGCGGGCCGTTTGTTCGGCGAGGCTGCTATCCGCAGCGCAATCCCCGAGCAAGTATTGGATGCGGAGCGGCAAAGGCTGTCCGAGCCAGAGCTGGAGCTTCGCGAATCCAGCGATGTTATTCGGCTGCTGAAGCGTCGAGGCGACCTTGCTCCGGGCGAGCTGATCCAGCTGTCGGACACAAGGGCTCTGGAATGGGCGGAGCAGCTTTTGCAAACCGGAGAGTTAGCCGTCTACCGGCCATCGCAAGATACGCCGGAAGAAGAGCATCGGTGGATTTGCCGCGATGAACGGGAGATATATGAAGCTTTACCGGAGTCGGATGAAGCAGCTTCCTTTATCATCCGCCGTTTTGCCGAGAACCGGATTGCCTTTACAGAGCTTGAGCTATGCGAGCGTTATCCAAAATTGTCGCTAGCTGAAGCGAAGAGGCTAATCGACAAACTGCGTGAGGAAGGCAGCCTTGAACAGGCGCCATTTGCCGTATCGCCGGAGGAGAGGATCTGGTCGAGCCGGCGCGCAGCGGAGCGTATGATCCGGCTGTCGATCGGGGAAGCCCGCAAGCAGGTGCAGCCGGCCTCGCCGATCCGCTGGTGCGCGCAGATTGCGCTTCGCCAGCATGCGCTCCAAGGCGCGCAGCTTCGCGGCAGCGAAGGACTCAAGCTTGTTATCGAGCGTTTGCAAGGCATTTTTCTGCCGTTATCGCATTGGGAGTCCGTTATTTTCCCTTCCCGCGTAACGGATTACCGGAAGGATGAGCTCGATCTGCTGTGCGCAGCAGGAGAAGTAATCTGGATCGGCAAGAAGCAGCCGGATGAAAAGGAAGGCAAAGTAGCTTTCTTCCTCGCGGGCAGCCGTTCAATCTATGAGCCTTATCTGGCGGAGAGCAGAGAAAAATCCGTATCGCATCCGGAGCTGCTCGAGCTGTTGAAGAGGAGCGGGGCCAGCTTCCTTACCCGGCTGGCGAGAGAGACCGGGAAGCTTCCGACGGAGGTTTTGTCGGCGTTGCTCGAGCTTGTTTGGGAAGGTCATGCATCCAATGACCAGTTTGCTCCCCTTCGGTTACTAACGCTGAAGAAGGGTAAGGATTGGGCAAAGACCGGATCGGGACTTGGCAGATGGTACTGGACCGGCAGTCTGGCAGATGTTTTGCCGGATGAAGGATCAAGCAGTCATACCTCTCCGGATACGGATCCTCCGGAAATGTATTGGGTCCGCCATTTGCTGGATACGTACGGGATTGTTACCAAGGAGCTGACCGCTTCGGTTACGCCTTACAGCTGGGACCGCCTTCAGCCGGTTCTCCGGAAGCTCGAGGAATGGGGCACGTTGACGCGAGGATTGTTTATCGACGGAGCGATAACGATGCAGTTCACGACACCGGAGGTCGCCGAGCTTATTCGTAAACCATTCCCTTCGGGAACCCCTGCAAATGAGACGCTTACGCTGTTGTCGGCGGTAGATCC
This region of Paenibacillus sp. JDR-2 genomic DNA includes:
- a CDS encoding DUF5658 family protein; the protein is MSVILRLPIRGLLLWLLFFSLTDALFTDIGIRLKLITELNPFVSWLYNWHSIAYYGVKLMFPVLFLVIYPQLSARLWIRYSAVILFLLYLFVNMYHLLWVALALVNGHHG
- a CDS encoding DEAD/DEAH box helicase, which translates into the protein MQSSSLSSFHPSLADWFEASFGEPTDVQKQAWKAITAGDNTLIAAPTGSGKTLAAVLPCLDGIARMKQQQRQAGVRLLYITPLKALNNDIHDHLVAFIEQIDKLAASSDTSWPGLRSGVRTGDTTSSVRSAMYRKPPDILVTTPESMYILLTSEKGREMLKTVSYAIIDEIHDLAADKRGSHLSVSLERLEELCGRRIQRIGVSATQKPLARVARFLGGWQEPAGSQADERQETDSEGFVHPLGLVPRPVTIVESHMSKKLEVSLTMPDQSQPMQTREAVWLPILDRLFALMSDCRSVIIFVNSRRLCERLCLRLNDHAGYEMARAHHGSIAKERRLEVERMLKAGELRCIVATSSLELGIDVGHIELVIQLDSPIEAASGIQRIGRAGHAVGSASRGAMVARQRGVLPEMAVLGKLIAERDIEPIQIPRDRLDVLSQQTISIVASQDMAVSDLHRLIARSDSYRSFPAGKLRGMLQVLAGFYPFMRPLLDWNRDTDLLVKRRNTMIGALTGAGTIPSSSAYPVHHVDSRVHLGELDEEFVQESRVGDVFQLGMNGWMIRRIDKDRVYVSEASNRFSEIPFWRAEGLGRTYSLGKKVGAFIGEIEERLQREDEDKLIGWLTGQYQMDDYTAQQLLSLIGSQLSNCELPTDKRIVIETYRDLMNQTHVIMHNPFGRRLNRTWLLAIERQFELLLPYRLYGNAKDNGIEFVLPEWDSSWLQTIWGVTPANVEPLLTEAITGSPLLAIAFRHIAETSLLLSRSFSRTPLWQKRLRSEELLRSALPYAEHFPYLMEAMKACLHEYLSLDDLRALLTAIQEGEIEVLVKETEYPSPMATQFLADYVNMRIYEGDGLDPAIQMQLMNVSKELAGRLFGEAAIRSAIPEQVLDAERQRLSEPELELRESSDVIRLLKRRGDLAPGELIQLSDTRALEWAEQLLQTGELAVYRPSQDTPEEEHRWICRDEREIYEALPESDEAASFIIRRFAENRIAFTELELCERYPKLSLAEAKRLIDKLREEGSLEQAPFAVSPEERIWSSRRAAERMIRLSIGEARKQVQPASPIRWCAQIALRQHALQGAQLRGSEGLKLVIERLQGIFLPLSHWESVIFPSRVTDYRKDELDLLCAAGEVIWIGKKQPDEKEGKVAFFLAGSRSIYEPYLAESREKSVSHPELLELLKRSGASFLTRLARETGKLPTEVLSALLELVWEGHASNDQFAPLRLLTLKKGKDWAKTGSGLGRWYWTGSLADVLPDEGSSSHTSPDTDPPEMYWVRHLLDTYGIVTKELTASVTPYSWDRLQPVLRKLEEWGTLTRGLFIDGAITMQFTTPEVAELIRKPFPSGTPANETLTLLSAVDPANPFGLLMEWPEGFDCSFARKPGHFLVIRGDQWLYWMENNGKRIHTMEPREFAKQPSAEELKWIFMTLLRRQHLSKIVVERWNGETVALTDEGKLLKEIGAESDQKSLVLWQSQLK